One genomic segment of Streptomyces sp. RerS4 includes these proteins:
- a CDS encoding AIM24 family protein, translating to MNHQLAGYAPTPVTARMENHGRAMLKVAMQTGQDLFARTGSMVAYEGFIQYEPNPPAVRQMASQWLTGEGAPLMKCTGDGLLYLADYGADVVVINLANDSLSVNGTNLLAFDASLQWGVERVKGMAKFAGQGLFNVQIAGTGWVAITSRGTPIVVDCGRGEDETYVDPDALVAWSPNLKVKGKRSFKASSMIGRGSGEAYQMAFSGQGIVVVQPSEDSTDRLRARG from the coding sequence ATGAACCACCAGCTCGCGGGCTACGCCCCCACCCCCGTCACGGCCCGCATGGAGAACCACGGCCGCGCCATGCTCAAGGTCGCCATGCAGACCGGCCAGGACCTCTTCGCCCGCACCGGCTCGATGGTCGCCTACGAGGGCTTCATCCAGTACGAGCCCAACCCGCCCGCCGTCCGGCAGATGGCCTCCCAGTGGCTGACCGGCGAGGGCGCCCCGCTGATGAAGTGCACCGGCGACGGCCTGCTCTACCTCGCCGACTACGGCGCGGACGTCGTCGTCATCAACCTCGCCAACGACTCCCTGTCCGTCAACGGCACCAATCTGCTCGCCTTCGACGCGAGCCTCCAGTGGGGCGTCGAGCGCGTCAAGGGCATGGCGAAGTTCGCGGGCCAGGGCCTGTTCAACGTCCAGATCGCCGGCACCGGCTGGGTCGCCATCACCTCCCGCGGCACCCCCATCGTCGTCGACTGCGGGCGCGGCGAGGACGAGACGTACGTCGACCCGGACGCGCTCGTCGCCTGGTCCCCGAACCTCAAGGTGAAGGGCAAGCGCAGCTTCAAGGCCTCGTCGATGATCGGCCGAGGCAGCGGGGAGGCCTACCAGATGGCCTTCTCCGGCCAGGGCATCGTCGTCGTACAGCCCAGCGAGGACAGCACCGACCGGCTCCGGGCACGGGGCTGA
- a CDS encoding molybdenum cofactor biosynthesis protein MoaE: MAPHFDHPGEQAAPDPIRLLEIRETPLSLDEVFQAVGDDSTGGTTLFVGTVRDHDGGADVDSLGYSCHPTAEAEMRRIAERVVAKYPVRALAAVHRVGDLSVGDLAVVVAVSCPHRGEAFEACRMLIDDLKHEVPIWKHQTFSDGTEEWVGAC, encoded by the coding sequence ATGGCACCGCACTTCGACCACCCCGGCGAGCAGGCCGCCCCGGACCCGATCCGGCTGCTCGAAATCCGTGAGACCCCGCTCTCCCTCGACGAGGTCTTCCAGGCCGTAGGCGACGACTCGACGGGGGGCACCACCCTGTTCGTGGGGACGGTGCGCGACCACGACGGCGGCGCCGACGTCGACTCCCTCGGCTACTCCTGCCACCCGACGGCCGAGGCCGAGATGCGCCGCATCGCCGAGCGCGTCGTGGCCAAGTACCCGGTGCGCGCCCTGGCCGCCGTCCACCGTGTCGGGGACCTCTCCGTCGGGGACCTCGCCGTCGTCGTGGCCGTCTCCTGCCCGCACCGCGGGGAGGCCTTCGAGGCCTGCCGGATGCTGATCGACGACCTCAAGCACGAGGTGCCGATCTGGAAGCACCAGACCTTCTCGGACGGCACGGAGGAGTGGGTCGGCGCCTGCTGA
- a CDS encoding zinc-dependent metalloprotease: protein MSDTPFGFGLPPEEPEDGDEGKKKGGQGGPANPFGFGPGGLPGGADNPFAAMFGSMNPNDLGAAFQQLGQMLSYEGGPVNWDMAKDIARQTVAQGTADGVKDASVGVAEKSAVEEAVRLADLWLDGATSLPSGANAAVAWSRAEWVEATLPVWKELVDPVAERVGAAMGSVLPEEMQAMAGPLLGMMRSMGGAMFGQQIGQAVGTLAGEVVGSTDIGLPLGPAGRAALLPLNIESFGKDLGVPSDEVRLYLALREAAHARLFAHVPWLRSHLFGTVEGYARGIKVDTSKLEDVVGQLDPSNPEQLQEALQGGMFQPQDTPEQKAALARLETALALVEGWVDAVVHEAAKPRLTSADAMRETMRRRRASGGPAEQTFATLIGLELRPRRLRDASRLWASLTDARGVDGRDALWEHPDMLPTASDLDDPDGFVHREQLDFSEIDKMLGEAARKRDENGDENGDEKK from the coding sequence GTGAGCGACACCCCATTCGGATTCGGCCTTCCGCCGGAGGAGCCGGAAGACGGCGACGAGGGCAAGAAGAAGGGCGGCCAGGGCGGTCCCGCGAATCCGTTCGGGTTCGGCCCCGGTGGCCTGCCGGGCGGTGCGGACAATCCGTTCGCCGCCATGTTCGGCTCGATGAACCCGAATGATCTCGGCGCCGCGTTCCAGCAGCTCGGCCAGATGCTGAGCTACGAGGGCGGTCCCGTGAACTGGGACATGGCCAAGGACATCGCCCGTCAGACCGTCGCCCAGGGCACGGCGGACGGCGTGAAGGACGCGAGCGTCGGCGTCGCGGAGAAGTCGGCGGTCGAGGAGGCCGTGCGCCTCGCCGACCTGTGGCTGGACGGGGCGACCTCCCTGCCGTCCGGGGCGAACGCGGCGGTGGCGTGGAGCCGCGCCGAGTGGGTCGAGGCGACCCTGCCGGTGTGGAAGGAGCTCGTCGACCCGGTGGCCGAGCGCGTCGGCGCGGCCATGGGCAGCGTGCTGCCCGAGGAGATGCAGGCCATGGCGGGCCCGCTGCTCGGCATGATGCGCTCGATGGGCGGCGCCATGTTCGGCCAGCAGATCGGGCAGGCCGTGGGCACGCTCGCGGGCGAGGTCGTCGGCTCGACGGACATCGGTCTGCCGCTGGGCCCGGCCGGGCGGGCGGCGCTGCTGCCGCTGAACATCGAGAGCTTCGGCAAGGACCTGGGCGTCCCCTCCGACGAGGTGCGCCTGTACCTGGCGCTGCGCGAGGCGGCCCACGCCCGGCTGTTCGCGCACGTCCCGTGGCTGCGCTCGCACCTGTTCGGCACGGTCGAGGGCTACGCGCGGGGCATCAAGGTCGACACCTCGAAGCTGGAGGACGTGGTCGGGCAGCTCGACCCGTCGAACCCGGAGCAGCTCCAGGAGGCGCTCCAGGGCGGCATGTTCCAGCCGCAGGACACCCCCGAGCAGAAGGCCGCGCTGGCCCGCCTGGAGACGGCGCTCGCGCTGGTCGAGGGCTGGGTGGACGCGGTGGTCCACGAGGCGGCGAAGCCGCGTCTGACCTCGGCCGACGCCATGCGCGAGACGATGCGCCGGCGGCGTGCCTCGGGTGGCCCGGCGGAGCAGACCTTCGCGACGCTGATCGGTCTGGAGCTGCGTCCCCGGCGGCTGCGCGACGCCTCGCGGCTGTGGGCCTCGCTCACGGACGCGCGCGGCGTGGACGGCCGCGACGCCCTGTGGGAGCACCCGGACATGCTGCCGACGGCCTCCGACCTGGACGACCCGGACGGCTTCGTGCACCGCGAGCAGCTGGACTTCTCCGAGATCGACAAGATGCTCGGCGAGGCCGCCCGGAAGCGCGACGAGAACGGCGACGAGAACGGCGACGAGAAGAAGTGA
- a CDS encoding WhiB family transcriptional regulator — translation MQLEAHAPSVPQNRTISPPAVPEASTLTPLTALTALDDAIENLGVPVPCRTFDPEVFFAESPADVEYAKSLCGTCPLIEACLAGAQERREPWGVWGGELFVQGVVVARKRPRGRPRKNPVAAA, via the coding sequence GTGCAACTCGAAGCGCACGCCCCGTCCGTACCGCAGAACCGAACGATCTCCCCGCCCGCTGTCCCGGAGGCCTCCACCTTGACCCCCCTCACCGCGCTCACCGCGCTCGACGACGCCATCGAGAACCTCGGCGTACCCGTCCCCTGCCGCACCTTCGACCCCGAGGTCTTCTTCGCCGAGTCCCCGGCCGACGTCGAGTACGCCAAGTCCCTGTGCGGCACCTGCCCGCTGATCGAGGCCTGCCTCGCCGGCGCCCAGGAGCGCCGCGAGCCCTGGGGCGTCTGGGGCGGCGAGCTGTTCGTCCAGGGCGTCGTCGTTGCCCGCAAGCGGCCCCGCGGCCGTCCGCGCAAGAACCCGGTTGCAGCGGCATGA
- a CDS encoding AIM24 family protein, translating into MGGQAVLARQGSMVLYQGKVDFGYKGAGFAGRIVGNATGQEMQLMRCTGRGQVFLAENGAHLHAIELQGDGICVSAESVLAFDESLQHEVRRIEGHGIPGGALFTMLFQGTGTVVVKTHGVPVVLPVTPTTFADSNAIVAWSAASQVIISSQVRLRRNAYPGHSGETVNLQFRGAPGNFIVVQPYEV; encoded by the coding sequence ATGGGCGGCCAGGCCGTCCTCGCCCGCCAGGGCAGCATGGTCCTCTACCAGGGCAAGGTCGACTTCGGCTACAAGGGCGCGGGCTTCGCCGGCCGCATCGTCGGCAACGCCACCGGCCAGGAGATGCAGCTCATGCGCTGCACCGGCCGCGGCCAGGTCTTCCTCGCCGAGAACGGCGCGCACCTGCACGCCATCGAGCTCCAGGGCGACGGCATCTGCGTCTCCGCCGAGAGCGTCCTCGCCTTCGACGAGTCCCTCCAGCACGAGGTCCGCCGCATCGAGGGCCACGGCATCCCCGGCGGGGCCCTGTTCACCATGCTCTTCCAGGGCACCGGCACGGTCGTCGTCAAGACGCACGGCGTCCCCGTCGTCCTGCCCGTCACCCCGACCACGTTCGCCGACAGCAACGCCATCGTCGCCTGGTCCGCCGCCTCCCAGGTGATCATTTCCAGCCAGGTCCGGCTGCGTCGCAACGCCTACCCGGGGCACAGCGGGGAGACCGTGAACCTCCAGTTCCGCGGCGCCCCCGGCAACTTCATCGTCGTCCAGCCGTACGAGGTCTGA
- a CDS encoding ThiF family adenylyltransferase, with product MYPKVKPALARAWRDRQTVQFGVTPAHAVVLGPVDTATGSFLDRIDGTRSMELLRTEALAMGLPAGQADELVRRLARAGLLDDATAGGPRAQAVRRRPETPGRLGPDLASLSLVCPEPGGDLRGLAARRELRVRVRGSGRVGALIAAVLAGAGVGRVEVLDGGRVEAADVAPGGMGAAGVGRLRAEAAGALVRESAPGRAPRVGERSEPGSGPGSGPGSGCGPGAGARPGAEPALALVVVAPRDGLQAWAPDPETAAGWVATGIPHLYAGVLEGTGLVGPLVLPGVTACAGCMERERVDRDPAWPRMLVQWRSAHRRRGTAACDLGLSTAVAGLAAAHALAFLDGGFPASTATRWEAALPALHWERSAVRPHPRCPCAAAPTEAGADVGAEADGAVVAS from the coding sequence ATGTATCCGAAGGTGAAGCCCGCGCTGGCACGGGCCTGGCGGGATCGGCAGACGGTCCAGTTCGGGGTCACTCCCGCGCACGCGGTGGTGCTCGGTCCGGTGGACACGGCGACAGGTTCGTTCCTCGACCGGATCGACGGGACGCGGAGCATGGAGCTGTTGCGGACGGAGGCCCTCGCGATGGGGTTGCCGGCCGGGCAGGCGGACGAGCTGGTCAGAAGGCTGGCGCGGGCCGGGCTGCTCGACGACGCCACGGCGGGCGGGCCGCGGGCGCAGGCGGTGCGGCGCCGGCCGGAGACGCCGGGGAGGCTCGGCCCCGACCTGGCGTCGCTGTCCCTGGTGTGCCCGGAACCCGGTGGGGACTTACGGGGGCTCGCGGCCCGCCGGGAGCTACGGGTCCGGGTGCGCGGGAGCGGCCGGGTCGGGGCGTTGATCGCCGCCGTCCTGGCGGGGGCCGGGGTGGGCCGGGTCGAGGTGCTCGACGGCGGTCGGGTGGAGGCGGCCGATGTGGCCCCGGGCGGGATGGGCGCGGCGGGTGTGGGCCGACTGCGGGCCGAGGCGGCGGGGGCGCTCGTACGGGAGTCGGCGCCGGGGCGGGCGCCGCGGGTCGGTGAGCGCTCGGAGCCGGGTTCGGGGCCCGGGTCGGGGCCGGGTTCCGGATGCGGGCCGGGGGCCGGCGCGCGGCCCGGGGCGGAGCCGGCGTTGGCGCTGGTGGTGGTCGCGCCTCGGGACGGGCTCCAGGCGTGGGCGCCGGACCCGGAGACGGCGGCCGGTTGGGTGGCCACCGGGATCCCGCACCTGTACGCCGGGGTGCTGGAGGGGACGGGTTTGGTGGGGCCGCTGGTGCTGCCGGGGGTGACGGCCTGCGCGGGGTGCATGGAGCGCGAGCGCGTCGACCGTGATCCGGCCTGGCCGAGGATGCTCGTCCAGTGGCGCTCGGCGCATCGCCGGCGCGGGACGGCCGCGTGTGACCTGGGGTTGTCCACGGCGGTGGCGGGGCTGGCCGCGGCGCACGCCCTGGCCTTCCTGGACGGCGGCTTCCCCGCCTCCACGGCCACCCGCTGGGAGGCGGCCCTGCCCGCTCTGCACTGGGAGCGTTCCGCGGTGCGTCCGCATCCGCGGTGCCCCTGCGCGGCGGCGCCCACCGAAGCGGGCGCGGACGTCGGCGCCGAGGCCGACGGTGCGGTGGTGGCGTCATGA
- a CDS encoding AarF/ABC1/UbiB kinase family protein, producing MSDLPRKAVTRTVKLAALPLGIAGRATWGLGKRIGGKSAEIVARELQQRTAEQLFRTLGELKGGAMKLGQALSVFESALPEEVAGPYRAALTKLQEAAPPLPAARVHEVLAERLGADWRDRFEEFEDKPAAAASIGQVHRAVWHDGRPVAVKVQYPGAGEALLSDLKQLSRFAGLLGPLVPGMDVKPLIKELRDRVAEELDYELEAEAQRTHADAFDGDPDVVVPDVVFQGDQVLVTEWLEGTPLSEVIADGTEEERDRAGQLLARFLFSGPARTGLLHADPHPGNFRLMAGPEGRMRLGVLDFGTVDRLPGGWPKPIGRSLRMTLDGDAQGMYGHLRAEGFVRESIDLDPDAVLAYLKPIIEPVEAEEFTFTRPWLRGQAARIADPRSPAHQLGRQINLPPSYLLIHRVSLSTIGVLCQLGATVRLREELDTWVPGFRAED from the coding sequence ATGTCTGATCTTCCCCGGAAGGCGGTCACCCGCACCGTCAAGCTGGCCGCGCTACCACTCGGCATCGCGGGCCGGGCCACATGGGGGCTGGGCAAGCGGATCGGCGGCAAATCGGCCGAGATCGTCGCCCGAGAGCTCCAGCAGCGCACCGCCGAGCAGTTGTTCCGCACGCTCGGGGAGCTGAAGGGGGGCGCCATGAAGCTCGGGCAGGCCCTTTCGGTGTTCGAGTCGGCGCTGCCCGAGGAGGTCGCCGGGCCGTACCGGGCGGCGCTCACGAAGCTCCAGGAGGCGGCCCCGCCGCTGCCGGCGGCGCGGGTGCACGAGGTGCTCGCCGAGCGTCTCGGCGCGGACTGGCGTGATCGGTTCGAGGAGTTCGAGGACAAGCCGGCCGCGGCCGCCTCGATCGGGCAGGTGCACCGGGCGGTGTGGCACGACGGTCGGCCGGTGGCGGTCAAGGTCCAGTACCCGGGGGCCGGTGAGGCGTTGTTGTCGGACCTCAAGCAGTTGAGCCGGTTCGCCGGGCTGCTGGGGCCGCTGGTACCGGGCATGGACGTGAAGCCGCTGATCAAGGAACTGCGCGATCGGGTCGCGGAGGAACTGGACTACGAGTTGGAGGCCGAGGCGCAGCGCACCCACGCGGACGCCTTCGACGGCGACCCGGACGTGGTCGTGCCGGACGTCGTGTTCCAGGGCGACCAGGTGCTGGTGACGGAGTGGCTGGAGGGCACCCCGTTGTCGGAGGTGATAGCCGACGGGACCGAGGAGGAGCGCGACCGCGCCGGGCAGTTGCTGGCCCGCTTCCTCTTCTCGGGGCCGGCGCGCACGGGCCTGCTGCACGCCGATCCACATCCGGGGAACTTCCGGCTGATGGCGGGGCCGGAGGGGCGGATGCGGTTGGGCGTGCTGGACTTCGGCACGGTCGACCGGCTCCCGGGCGGCTGGCCCAAGCCCATCGGCCGGTCGCTGCGGATGACCCTGGACGGGGACGCCCAGGGGATGTACGGGCATCTGCGTGCCGAGGGGTTCGTGAGGGAGTCCATAGACCTGGACCCCGACGCGGTGCTCGCCTACCTCAAGCCGATCATCGAGCCGGTGGAGGCGGAGGAGTTCACCTTCACCCGGCCGTGGCTGCGCGGTCAGGCGGCCCGGATCGCCGATCCCCGTTCGCCCGCGCACCAGTTGGGGCGGCAGATCAACCTGCCGCCGTCGTACCTGCTGATCCACCGGGTTTCGCTGAGCACCATCGGGGTGCTGTGCCAGCTGGGCGCGACGGTACGGCTGCGCGAGGAACTCGACACCTGGGTGCCCGGGTTCCGGGCCGAGGACTGA
- a CDS encoding dienelactone hydrolase family protein: protein MWRRVPGADDGRVTEIHRGLSMSLLEILALSAAVSLVVARWLPPSARPHAALAAGAVLVLSVLVLGLTAGFRWQLLPVLAGAALALPFALASLLRRRTGRAPWRARWWLALPGSLACVGLIATGPVAAWAFPLPVFPEPTGEFAVGTRVVQWTDPDRPETFTADPDDRRTVVVQLWYPARPSPAGVERAQYLGRTEQEARTVSAALAHGVGLPGFLIDGVPRARSRAVFDAPVESGGGRFPVVLFSPGSGGVRTQNTAWAEELAGHGYVVAALDHPYDSAAVVLSDGRTVTTETASSGDPDEDRELAAGWTAIRAADLGFVLTRLDALDRGETADPLTGRLDTGRAAVTGHSMGGAAALQAARQDHRFRAVVDLDGYPHGPTSPALDQPALALTQAVTPATDPGYLPRLTEALGSATATSYRLTVPGAAHLTFMDGPLYLPPVPSIVGTLGRTGSPRAIAGATLAFLDAVLREAPGDPTGPLSTYGNLTVHHPAGRP from the coding sequence ATGTGGCGGCGCGTCCCCGGCGCCGACGATGGCCGGGTGACCGAGATACACAGGGGACTGTCGATGTCCCTCCTGGAAATCCTCGCCTTGTCGGCTGCCGTCTCCCTGGTGGTGGCGCGCTGGCTTCCCCCCTCCGCCCGCCCGCACGCCGCGCTCGCGGCGGGAGCGGTGCTCGTGCTGTCCGTGCTCGTACTGGGCCTGACGGCCGGGTTCCGCTGGCAACTGTTGCCCGTGCTGGCGGGCGCCGCCCTCGCGTTGCCGTTCGCGCTCGCCTCGCTGCTGCGGCGGCGTACCGGCCGGGCGCCGTGGCGGGCCCGCTGGTGGTTGGCACTCCCCGGGTCGCTGGCCTGCGTCGGCCTGATCGCCACCGGCCCGGTGGCCGCCTGGGCGTTTCCGCTACCGGTGTTCCCCGAACCGACGGGGGAGTTCGCGGTCGGCACCCGCGTGGTGCAGTGGACCGACCCCGACCGCCCCGAGACCTTCACCGCCGATCCGGACGACCGGCGCACCGTCGTGGTCCAGCTCTGGTATCCCGCGCGGCCGAGCCCCGCAGGCGTTGAGCGGGCGCAGTACCTCGGACGCACCGAGCAGGAGGCCCGCACCGTCTCCGCCGCGCTCGCCCACGGGGTCGGCCTGCCGGGCTTCCTGATCGACGGTGTGCCGCGGGCCCGCTCCCGTGCGGTGTTCGACGCCCCGGTGGAGAGCGGGGGCGGACGGTTCCCCGTCGTCCTGTTCTCCCCGGGGTCGGGCGGCGTACGCACCCAGAACACCGCCTGGGCCGAGGAACTCGCCGGCCACGGCTACGTGGTGGCCGCCCTCGACCACCCGTACGACTCCGCCGCCGTCGTCCTCTCCGACGGCCGGACGGTCACCACCGAGACCGCCTCCAGCGGTGACCCGGACGAGGACCGGGAACTGGCGGCCGGCTGGACCGCGATCCGGGCCGCCGACCTCGGCTTCGTCCTCACCCGGCTCGACGCCCTGGACCGCGGCGAGACCGCCGACCCGCTGACCGGACGCCTCGACACCGGCCGGGCGGCGGTGACCGGTCACTCCATGGGCGGTGCCGCCGCCCTGCAGGCGGCCCGGCAGGATCACCGGTTCCGCGCCGTCGTGGACCTGGACGGCTACCCCCACGGCCCCACCTCGCCCGCCCTCGACCAGCCGGCCCTCGCGCTCACCCAGGCCGTCACCCCGGCGACCGACCCGGGCTACCTGCCCCGTCTCACCGAGGCGCTCGGCTCCGCCACCGCGACGAGCTACCGACTCACCGTCCCCGGAGCCGCGCACCTCACGTTCATGGACGGGCCGCTGTACCTGCCGCCCGTGCCGTCGATCGTCGGCACGCTGGGCCGCACCGGGAGCCCGCGCGCAATCGCCGGGGCGACCCTCGCCTTCCTGGACGCCGTTCTGCGCGAGGCCCCCGGCGACCCGACCGGCCCACTGTCGACCTACGGCAACCTCACTGTCCACCACCCGGCCGGCAGACCCTAG
- a CDS encoding NUDIX hydrolase: MTLYDDAVLVLKDYEGQPELRDVYLEHLAAHPDGVYKPCRAGHITGSALVIDPERGRVLLTLHKKLGMWLQMGGHCEPGDETLAGVALREAREESGIASGLTLLPGGPVRLDRHPIPAPCNWHLDVQYAALAPAGAMAEISEESLDLRWFPYEEVAAVADTSVVRLLEATRTRLGL, encoded by the coding sequence GTGACCCTGTACGACGACGCGGTCCTCGTACTGAAGGACTACGAGGGGCAGCCCGAGCTGCGGGATGTCTACCTGGAACACCTGGCCGCCCATCCGGACGGGGTCTACAAGCCCTGCCGGGCGGGGCACATCACGGGCAGCGCGCTGGTGATCGACCCCGAGCGGGGCCGGGTCCTGCTGACCCTGCACAAGAAGCTCGGCATGTGGTTGCAGATGGGCGGGCACTGCGAGCCCGGTGACGAGACGCTCGCCGGGGTCGCGCTGCGCGAGGCCCGCGAGGAGTCGGGGATCGCCTCCGGGCTGACCCTGCTGCCCGGCGGGCCGGTGCGGCTGGACCGGCATCCGATCCCGGCGCCGTGCAACTGGCACCTGGACGTGCAGTACGCGGCGCTGGCGCCGGCCGGGGCGATGGCGGAGATCAGCGAGGAGTCGCTGGACCTGCGCTGGTTCCCGTACGAGGAGGTGGCGGCGGTGGCCGACACGTCGGTCGTGCGGCTGCTGGAGGCGACCCGGACGCGGCTCGGCCTGTGA
- a CDS encoding M48 family metallopeptidase, with product MSADPPQRAVEVRRSARRRRTVSAYREGERTVVLIPARMSEAEERRWVGVMLDKLAAQEGKRVLGDTELTERAERLSEQYFGGRARPRSVRWVTNQNTRWGSCTPAEGSIRLSHRLQGMPEYVVDYVLLHELAHLLVPGHGPRFWELLEAYPRTERARGYLEGVVAAERLPKVPAAREE from the coding sequence GTGTCCGCCGACCCACCGCAGCGCGCCGTCGAAGTCCGCCGCAGCGCGCGCCGCCGCAGGACCGTATCCGCGTACCGCGAGGGCGAGCGGACGGTCGTCCTGATCCCTGCCCGGATGTCCGAGGCGGAAGAGCGGCGCTGGGTGGGCGTCATGCTCGACAAACTCGCCGCCCAGGAGGGCAAACGTGTCCTCGGGGACACGGAACTCACCGAGCGCGCCGAGCGTTTGTCCGAGCAGTACTTCGGCGGCCGCGCCCGCCCCCGTTCGGTGCGCTGGGTCACCAACCAGAACACGCGCTGGGGCTCCTGCACCCCGGCCGAAGGCAGCATCCGGCTGTCCCACCGCCTCCAGGGCATGCCGGAGTACGTCGTCGACTACGTGCTGCTGCACGAGCTGGCCCACCTCCTGGTCCCCGGGCACGGCCCCCGGTTCTGGGAACTGCTGGAGGCCTATCCGAGGACCGAGCGCGCCCGCGGCTACCTTGAGGGAGTGGTCGCGGCGGAGCGCCTGCCGAAGGTTCCCGCCGCCCGCGAGGAATGA
- a CDS encoding SDR family oxidoreductase — MSSPDPQARAPHDAENRPDHGESAPGVRPPRNGAGPRRRSPVIAVTGAASGVGAALVTRLAASDEVKQVVAIDERRGDCAAAQWHVLDVRDPAIAEKLRGADVVVHLALDLDLETDPAARTAYNVRGTQTVLTAAAAAGVHRVVLCTSAMVYGALPDNDIPLSEDSELRATAEATGVGDLLEIERLGRRAPRAHPGLNVTVVRPAILVGGTDTALTRYFESPRLLVVAGSRPTWQFCHVEDLVSALEYAALEKAEGELAVGCEGWLEQEEVEELSGIRRMELPSAVALGAAARLHRIGLTPSPAGDLAYTMHPWVVSVSGLHAAGWRPRWTNEEVLAELLQEVAGRHTVAGRRLGRKDAATAAGAAGATVALLGAAAAVRRARRRRGL; from the coding sequence GTGAGTTCCCCAGATCCGCAGGCTCGCGCGCCGCACGACGCCGAAAACCGCCCCGACCACGGCGAGAGCGCCCCCGGCGTTCGCCCGCCGCGAAACGGGGCCGGTCCCCGACGACGCAGCCCCGTGATCGCGGTGACCGGCGCCGCGTCCGGGGTCGGCGCGGCCCTGGTGACCCGCCTCGCCGCGTCCGACGAGGTCAAGCAGGTCGTCGCCATCGACGAACGGCGCGGGGACTGCGCCGCCGCCCAGTGGCACGTCCTGGACGTACGCGACCCCGCCATCGCCGAGAAGCTGCGCGGCGCCGACGTCGTCGTCCACCTCGCGCTCGACCTCGACCTGGAGACGGACCCGGCCGCCCGTACGGCGTACAACGTACGCGGCACCCAGACCGTCCTGACCGCCGCCGCCGCGGCCGGCGTGCACCGCGTCGTCCTGTGCACCTCCGCGATGGTCTACGGCGCCCTGCCCGACAACGACATCCCGCTCTCGGAGGACTCCGAGCTGCGCGCCACCGCCGAGGCCACCGGCGTCGGCGACCTGCTGGAGATCGAACGACTCGGCCGCCGCGCCCCCCGTGCTCACCCCGGCCTGAACGTGACGGTAGTCCGGCCGGCCATCCTGGTCGGCGGCACGGACACCGCCCTGACCCGCTACTTCGAGTCCCCGCGCCTGCTCGTCGTCGCCGGCTCCCGCCCCACCTGGCAGTTCTGCCACGTGGAGGACCTGGTCAGCGCCCTGGAGTACGCCGCCCTGGAGAAGGCCGAGGGCGAGCTCGCAGTCGGCTGCGAGGGCTGGCTGGAGCAGGAGGAGGTCGAGGAGCTGAGCGGCATCCGCCGCATGGAGCTGCCCTCGGCGGTCGCCCTCGGCGCGGCGGCCCGGCTGCACCGGATCGGCCTGACGCCCTCTCCCGCCGGGGACCTCGCGTACACGATGCACCCGTGGGTCGTCAGCGTCAGCGGGCTCCACGCGGCCGGCTGGCGGCCCCGTTGGACCAACGAGGAGGTGCTCGCCGAGCTGCTCCAGGAGGTCGCGGGCCGGCACACCGTCGCGGGCCGACGCCTGGGCCGCAAGGACGCCGCCACGGCGGCCGGCGCCGCCGGCGCGACCGTGGCCCTGCTGGGCGCCGCAGCGGCCGTACGCCGTGCCCGCCGCCGCCGGGGGCTGTGA
- a CDS encoding AIM24 family protein, with protein MQSSLFAHAEQQSQDRYAVQNPQLLRVTLTGSDDVLARKGSMVAYQGIVDFDGEYQSTNQRGARRNTGEGLDLMRCSGQGTVYLANLAQYVHVVDVDHDGLTVDSGYVLALDSTLHTEVIAVDSQYGISGSGKYQLNISGRGKVALMTSGQPLMMQVTPDKYVNADADAIVAWSTSLRVQMQAQTHSTGVWRRRGNTGEGWELSFLGTGYALVQPSEVLPPQNAQLGQGVAAQYGMGQHGAHAQNQNNAWN; from the coding sequence ATGCAGAGCTCACTTTTCGCGCACGCGGAACAGCAGTCCCAGGACCGCTACGCCGTCCAGAACCCGCAACTGCTGCGGGTCACCCTGACCGGCTCCGACGACGTCCTCGCCCGCAAGGGCTCGATGGTCGCCTACCAGGGCATCGTCGACTTCGACGGCGAGTACCAGAGCACCAACCAGCGCGGCGCCCGCCGGAACACCGGTGAGGGTCTGGACCTCATGCGCTGCTCCGGGCAGGGCACGGTCTACCTGGCGAACCTCGCCCAGTACGTGCACGTAGTGGACGTCGACCACGACGGCCTCACCGTGGACAGCGGCTACGTCCTCGCCCTGGACTCCACGCTGCACACCGAGGTCATCGCGGTCGACAGCCAGTACGGGATCTCCGGATCCGGCAAGTACCAGCTCAACATCAGCGGACGCGGCAAGGTCGCCCTCATGACCTCCGGACAGCCGCTGATGATGCAGGTCACCCCGGACAAGTACGTCAACGCCGACGCCGACGCGATCGTCGCCTGGTCGACCTCCCTGCGCGTGCAGATGCAGGCCCAGACCCACTCCACCGGCGTCTGGCGCCGCCGCGGCAACACCGGCGAGGGCTGGGAGCTGAGCTTCCTCGGCACCGGCTACGCGCTGGTGCAGCCCAGCGAGGTGCTGCCCCCGCAGAACGCCCAGCTCGGCCAGGGCGTGGCCGCCCAGTACGGCATGGGCCAGCACGGCGCCCACGCCCAGAACCAGAACAACGCCTGGAACTAG